The Tripterygium wilfordii isolate XIE 37 chromosome 18, ASM1340144v1, whole genome shotgun sequence nucleotide sequence GAAGCGTATGAATCTGAGACTGAATCtgagaaagaggaagaagaagaaggagatgtgAAGTTAATGGAACCTAAGAAGGACTCTGTATACGACAGGGATGGTCTCGGCGATAAACTTCAAGATATTAGGTGGCCAGAAAATGTGGGATGGATACACAAGCTTTCGATTGATATTAATCAAGAGCAGGAGGTTGATGTCAATGATGACTTGCACCGAGAGGCTGCTTTCTATAGACAGGCTTTGGAAGGAACAAGGCAGGCCTTTGAGAAGCTTCAGTCAACGAAGCTCCCTTTCCTCAGGCCTCCTGACTATTATGCCGAGATGGTGAAATCAGATGCTCACATGGAGAAAGTAAGGGGTAGGTTTTTGGCAGAGAAGAGAAGTAGGGAGGAGGCTGACGAGAGAAGGAAGGCTCGGGAGGCGAAGAAACTTGCAAAAGAGGTTCAAGCCCAGAAGCTGAAAGAGAGAGCCAAACAGAAAAAAGAGGAGATAGAGAGTGTCAAGAAGTGGAGGAAGCAGAGGCAGCAGAGTGGGTTTGCTGGGGGCGATAAAGGCAGTGAGATGGATTTTGCCTTTGAAGATGGGAAAGCATTTGAGAGGTCTAGTAAAAAGAGGCCAGGGGCAGCTCCTGGAGATCGGTCCGGAGGGAAGGCCAGACAAGgtggaaaaggaaagaaaggttTGGAGACGAAACAAAAGAATAGGGAATTCAAGAACTCAAAGTTTGGACATGGTGGGAGGAAGGGCTTAAGAAAGCAGAACACAGCTGAAACCACAGATCATTTTAAAGCTTTTAATAAAGGTGGAGGCCcaggaaacaagaagagg carries:
- the LOC119983568 gene encoding probable rRNA-processing protein EBP2 homolog isoform X1, whose protein sequence is MVSLMRMPSKNSTLLDEDVMEDDEMEGEAYESETESEKEEEEEGDVKLMEPKKDSVYDRDGLGDKLQDIRWPENVGWIHKLSIDINQEQEVDVNDDLHREAAFYRQALEGTRQAFEKLQSTKLPFLRPPDYYAEMVKSDAHMEKVRGRFLAEKRSREEADERRKAREAKKLAKEVQAQKLKERAKQKKEEIESVKKWRKQRQQSGFAGGDKGSEMDFAFEDGKAFERSSKKRPGAAPGDRSGGKARQGGKGKKGLETKQKNREFKNSKFGHGGRKGLRKQNTAETTDHFKAFNKGGGPGNKKRKR
- the LOC119983568 gene encoding probable rRNA-processing protein EBP2 homolog isoform X2, yielding MRMPSKNSTLLDEDVMEDDEMEGEAYESETESEKEEEEEGDVKLMEPKKDSVYDRDGLGDKLQDIRWPENVGWIHKLSIDINQEQEVDVNDDLHREAAFYRQALEGTRQAFEKLQSTKLPFLRPPDYYAEMVKSDAHMEKVRGRFLAEKRSREEADERRKAREAKKLAKEVQAQKLKERAKQKKEEIESVKKWRKQRQQSGFAGGDKGSEMDFAFEDGKAFERSSKKRPGAAPGDRSGGKARQGGKGKKGLETKQKNREFKNSKFGHGGRKGLRKQNTAETTDHFKAFNKGGGPGNKKRKR